Genomic window (Thiovulum sp. ES):
TGGTCCCCCCATATTCAGTCAAGATTACACGTGTCCCGACCTACTCATTCGTGTTCCTAGTTCCAGAAGAGAAATTTTGAATACGAGACTTTCACTCTTTGTAGTTCAACTTTCCAGAAGATTTTTCTATTTCTCAACCTAAATAACACAGCCCTGTTCCCATTTCGTTCGCCACTACTTTGGGAATCTCGTTTGATTTCTTTTCCTCTAGCTACTGAGATGTTTCACTTCACTAGGTTCGCGCAATGCTTAAAGGGTTGCCCTATTCGGAGATGCTCGAGTCAAAGTTTTTTGACAACTCGTCGAGCCTTATCGCAGTCTAATACGTCCTTCATCGCCTCCATCAGCCAAGGCATCCACCATTAACCTTGAGTAACTTTTCCAACTGCTACCACTCTGGTGAATCTGTTTTTACTTTTTGGCTATAAAATTCAACAACATTTTTTATAAGAACTAACGATTTTCGGTATCTTTCGATGTCCGTCTTTCGTTTCGTGGGTGGAATTGTAGTGAGTAGTTCCTTAAAATCAGCTTAAGTACAAATAAGTTAAAAAATAGATTTTAAATGGAAATTTAATTTATCTAAAGTTATAATACTAGTATAAAAAAATGATTGAGGAAAAAAGATGTTTGAGAGCATGTCAAAAATTAAAGAACACGAAAGTGATTTTAATTGCAAAGGCGAAGTGGATATTTTTTCAGGAAAAAGTCCTAAAAGTTGGAAAGATTCAGAAACAGGTTTGATTTGGGAGTTAAAAACAAAAGAGAACTTTGACAAACAATACACTTATAAAGAAGCACTTCAACATATGGATAATCTCAATAGATATTTTTATGATCGTTCTTTTAAATGGAGAATACCTACAATTGATGAATTAATGACACTTGGTTCAGCAAAACTTTTTGATTATAGAAAGAA
Coding sequences:
- a CDS encoding Protein of unknown function (DUF1566) (PFAM: Protein of unknown function (DUF1566)), whose protein sequence is MFESMSKIKEHESDFNCKGEVDIFSGKSPKSWKDSETGLIWELKTKENFDKQYTYKEALQHMDNLNRYFYDRSFKWRIPTIDELMTLGSAKLFDYRKKHLSYHTRVSWRKKIEDSRNGRVFAKKPISGFMNHQVDSWYWSSTKSEDFTKSDKNQTLTVERDNEKMWVVNFFEGGNFHNGIDQRNSVICVRNR